The sequence GCTTCTTACGGGCAATCACTGGCGGACGACTCACAACCGGCGCAGAGCGTTTCCAACCTGTATGACGAGGCCAGTGGCTTCTTCGGCGGCGGCAAGTTCAGTGTCGAAACCGGCATCACCTACTCGCGCTATGACACCCGTCAGCTGATTCTCAACGGGTTCCTCGCACTCGATTCGATCTTTCTTGGCAACATCAACCTTGACCGGATCAAGGCTGACACCTGGACCCTCGACCTTACCGGCCGCTACAACTTCGACAACCGCTGGCAGTTCGACCTGAACGTGCCCGTGGTCTATCGCGAATCGACTTATCAGTCGGGCGGCGGCAATGAGGGCGCGGCCGGTGTCACTACAGAAGAAACCGTCACCAAGGATCCCACCATTGGCGACGTCAACTTCGGCATCGCTTACAAGTTCCTCGACGAGTCGGTCAATACGCCGGACGCGGTGGTCACACTGCGGGTCAAGGCGCCAACCGGCAAGGATCCGTTCGGGATCAAACTGCGCCAGACCGATGCCAACTCCAATCTGTTTGTACCTGACACCCTGCCCACCGGCAACGGCGTCTGGTCGATCACCCCCGGCATATCGCTGGTCAAGACGTTCGACCCGGCGGTGCTGTTCGGCAGTTTGTCCTACACCCACAACCTGGAGGAGTCGTTTGACGACATCAGTTCGACGGTCAACCAGAAAAACCCGGGCAAGGTAAAGATCGGCGACAGCTTCCAGATCGGCGCCGGTATTGCGTTTGCGCTGAACGAGAAGATGAGTATGTCGTTCTCGGTGTCTGACCTGGTGCAGCGCAAGAGCAAGCTGAAACAGGATGGCGGGGATTGGGAATCGGTGGTGTCCAGCGACGCCAACGCCGGTTACTTCAACGTCGGCATGACCATTGCGGCCACCGATAACCTGACCATCGTACCCAACCTGTCCATCGGCATGACGGATGATGCCCCGGACTTTTCCTTCAGCCTGAAATTCCCGTATTACTTCTAGGCAAAAGCCAAAGATCGCAGCCGTCGGCAGCACCTACATCGGATTTGTGTAATCCCTGTAGGAGCTGCCGAAGGCTGCGATCTTTTGCTCTTCAGCCAGCTAGCGGATCTGATGTTTGTGCAGCAAACGGTAAAACGTCGGCCGCGACACCCCCAGTACTTTGGCCGCAACACTGAGATTATCGCTGTGCCGGTTCAACACATCGCACAGTGCCTGGCGCTCGGCGCGGGTCTTGTAGTCTTCCAGCGTGCCCATGGGTGTCGCGATCGAGTGCTGGCTGATCAGCCCCAGGTCTCGGGCCTCGATCTGCCGCCCTTCGGCCAACACCAGCCCGCGCCGCACACGGTTGGCCAGCTCACGGACGTTGCCCGGCCAGTCATGTTTGCCCATGGCAATCAGCGCGTCTTCGCTGAAGCTGCGCGGGCGTCGACCGGTTTCGTGGCTGTAGAAATGGGAAAAATGGTTGGCCAGCATTGAGAGGTCGCCGTGGCGTTCGCGCAAAGGCGCAGTGACCACTTGCAGCACGTTGAGCCGGTAATACAAATCTTCGCGAAATCGCTTCTTCTCAATGGCCGCTTCCAGGTCGACGTGAGTCGCCGCCAGAACCCGCACATCCACCGGAATCGGCTGGCTGCCGCCGACACGTTCAATGTGCCGTTCCTGCAGGAAACGCAGCAGATTGGCTTGTAGCTCCAGCGGCAGATCGCCGATTTCATCGAGAAACAGCGTGCCGCCATTGGCCGCTTCGATGCGCCCGATCTTGCGTTGATGCGCGCCGGTGAAGGCGCCTTTCTCGTGGCCGAACAGCTCGGATTGAATCAAATGCTCAGGAATCGCCCCACAATTGATTGCCACAAACGGCTTGCTGTGACGCTGGGACTGGCGGTGCAGCGTGCGCGCGACCAGTTCTTTGCCGGTACCGCTTTCGCCGCGGATCAACACAGGCGATTCGGTGGGTGCCAGTTTGCTGAGTAGTTTGCGCAGTTCACGGATCGGTTTGCTGTCACCGAGCAGTTCATGTTCGGGCTGATCGACGTGGATCGTGCCTTGCCCGCGCAAACGCGCCATGCCGAACGCGCGCCCGAGCGTCACCTGCACGCGCGAGACGTCGAACGGCAAGGTATGAAAATCGAAAAACCATTCACAAACGAAGTCACCGACGTTCTGTAAGCGCAGCACTTCCTGATTGAGCACGGCGATCCATTCGGTGCCACTGCGGCTGATCAGTTCTTTGACGGCTTCGGGACGTTCGAGGTGAAACGGCTGCAAACGCAACAAGCCGACGTCACAACTGCGATCGGCAGCGTTTTCCAGGGTACAACTATCAACATCCCAACCTACGGCGCGTAATCCGGGCAATAAGCGGTGGCAGTCGTCGCACGGATCGACCACCAGTAAACGTCGTAACGCAGGCGCTTCGCTCATGACTGTTCCTTGGCGCCAAATTATTAGAAATGATTGTAAAAACAGTCATTTGGCAGACCCGACTGTAACATTAGCAAGATTTTGACAGGGCCTTGTATCGATTGCTTATAGGTGTACAAGCAATCACGTTATAAGAAGCAAAGTTGTTAGTGAGCTATCGACTAATCCCAGCCTTAACCTTTCAGGGAGCTTTCAAAAACCTGTCGGTAAAGCAACGCCATGAAAGAAAGTTGAAATTTCTTTGTTTCATGTGTGACCTGCCTGCGGGTTCGGTGCATCAGTACAAGTACCAGCCGAACGGTAAGCCCAACCGACGGCACATCACTTGATTGGGCACCATAGAGAGAACAACCCATGACCGCCCCGCTCCGTATCAACGAAGCTCTTTTGATTGCCAACCACGCGTTCAAACCTTTCCAGTGCGTGGCCTGGGCGCCACAAGACGGCAATGGCGAACTGAGCCTTACCGTCATTGACCGAACCAATTCGCACATCGGTCGCAAACAGATCCCAAGCAGCGCCTACTCCGATCCAGCGCAACTCGAGCAACTACTGCAGCAGGCTCGCGCTGAGCTCAGCGAAGAAGGTTACAGCCTGCAATCGTGGTCGATGCCGCACTAACAGCCGGGCGATGCGGATGACTTTCAGGTCATCCGCCCTCTTCGCTTAGTTGTAATCTTTTAAACACCCGATACTTTTGTACAACTCTTTGCAAGGTGCTCAGGCTTAACTGCTTGGCCGGCTTGCTATTGGTTCAAAAAGACACTGTTCTGGCACAGTGCGACCCTCCACCTGTTAGTTCTTACAGTTGTACTTCTCCCGGTTCAGGGATTGAATGTTCCGCTCATGCAGTTACCCACCCGGTTCCGGTAAAGGTCAACTCGCAAGGAGATGCGTGCATGTCCACTCTGAACACTTTTGCGCTGCCGGCGTTATCGACGTCTGCCGGTCAACTCGATAAAACATTTGCCACCACCGGCATCGCCCAAGTGTATTTCGCTGACAGCCTGTCCAGCCTGACCGAGGATATCGCCCTCGATGCGCAGGGGCGGATCCTCGTCGCGGCGAAAGTCGGCGTTGCTGCCGGCAATCGATTCGGACTGGCACGAATGCTCGCCGATGGCTCGGCTGATCTGGCCTTTGGCGACAAAGGCAGCGTGATCGATACGTTTGCCCCAGGCTTCGAAGCCACGGCCGGTAAAGTCCAGGCACTGCCCGACGGGCGCATCCTGCTCGCCGGCCTGCATTATGAAAACGCTCATCGCACCCTGCCCGCACTGGCCCTGTTCGACGCTCAGGGCAAACCGGATTTGCGCTTTGGCGACAATGGTCGTCAGGTGGTGCGCTTGCCCGGCGATCTGTCCATGGGCAGCCGTGATGCCTGGCTGCCGCCGGGCGTACCGGGCGCCGAAGCCTGCGATTTTGTCGCCCAGGAAGACGGCCATATTCTGTTGATCGCCAATCACCACTTCGAACTCGCCGACCATGCCGGCATGCTGATTCGCCTCAAGCCCGACGGCAGCCTCGATGAAACCTTCAATGGCCGCGGTTTTGTGATGATTCGCCACTTGCTGCTCAACACCTGGCTGAGCAGTCTGCTGGTGCAGAAGGATGGGCGGATTGTGGTGGCAGGCTCCATCGACTTCCCGCAGGAGGGTTTATTGGCGCGCTACCTGCCCAATGGTCGCCTCGACGAACGCTTCGCCGTGGATGGTTTCATGGCGTTCAAGGCGCACGGCAAAAGCGCTCTGGTCAGTCAGGTCCTTGAGTCCGCCGACGCGCTGCACTGTTTCGGCAGCAGCCGCGATCCGATTCGTTGTATGGCGTACAGCCTGCACACCAATGGCCGCCCGAACCTGCACAACCATGCCGGCCAACCCCAACTGCTGGAAATCGGCCCCAGCGGCTGCCAATGGAGCGCCGCGCAACGTATGGCGGACGGCCGCATCATCGCGGTCGGTGCAACCATTGGTGGAATCGAAGCGGACTTTATCGTAGCCCGCTACTCGAGTGATGGCGGCCTGGATCACAGCTTTGCCGACGGTAAAGGCTGGCTGCGCACGCGCTTGGGCCGCAGCCTGGACACAGCCAATTCGCTGGCCGTGCAAGCGGATGACGCCATTCTCGTGGGCGGTTATTCACTGGATGGCAATTACCGGGCGATGGTGGCGCGGTATCTGAATCAATAGGCAGGCGGGACTGACCGTTCGTCGAAAACAGGTCTGTACCTGTAATTTCTGACAGTAGACGTCAACCTTGATCGGGCATCAGATAGCAGGGCGCAGAAAGCGGCGCGCCCATTCAGAAAAAGGAATTTTGATATGAACGATCTAGTGACACCGTCCAAACATCGGACATCGGTTGAGCTTTTCGGTGGAAGCGCTGAGCTTGCAGCTCCCCGG comes from Pseudomonas sp. RU47 and encodes:
- a CDS encoding sigma-54 dependent transcriptional regulator, with the translated sequence MSEAPALRRLLVVDPCDDCHRLLPGLRAVGWDVDSCTLENAADRSCDVGLLRLQPFHLERPEAVKELISRSGTEWIAVLNQEVLRLQNVGDFVCEWFFDFHTLPFDVSRVQVTLGRAFGMARLRGQGTIHVDQPEHELLGDSKPIRELRKLLSKLAPTESPVLIRGESGTGKELVARTLHRQSQRHSKPFVAINCGAIPEHLIQSELFGHEKGAFTGAHQRKIGRIEAANGGTLFLDEIGDLPLELQANLLRFLQERHIERVGGSQPIPVDVRVLAATHVDLEAAIEKKRFREDLYYRLNVLQVVTAPLRERHGDLSMLANHFSHFYSHETGRRPRSFSEDALIAMGKHDWPGNVRELANRVRRGLVLAEGRQIEARDLGLISQHSIATPMGTLEDYKTRAERQALCDVLNRHSDNLSVAAKVLGVSRPTFYRLLHKHQIR